From the genome of Lytechinus pictus isolate F3 Inbred chromosome 4, Lp3.0, whole genome shotgun sequence:
AATAAAACTATTTTCTGGCCCAAGCTGTTTATTGCTACTTATTTTGCAAGAATTTTGATATCTTCTATCGTGGAACTCTaactggggagtgtttcatgaaacgaaAAGTCAGATATTTTCAATTACttatttgttctgagccaatcatatgcaaggattttggtagattaTAACAAATGTAAGTAAAAATCACTATTTGCCTCCTGGAATGTTCCCAGGGTTTCATATTTAAAAGGGTTTAAGTTAACTCAAACACCAACATGACAGTTTCACAATTTCCTTACAAGATTATCCTCAATGCTGTGTTGGCATGTCATAATGTTTCAGTGCTTTGTGCGTAATGACATTAAAGAAAGAACTCTGGGGCATCTATTGATTACGAGCACAGACACAAACAAACGGATGATGGTAATAACATACACTTAAACGCTTTGAGCCCCATGGAAAAGGCACTTGATCTAATCAGTTATCAATTTACGCAAGAAAGATATGAAAGATATTTTCTTCacagaaatgtcaaatttctCCAACATCTAGTGACTGGATAATCGTCAACCTCGCAACAGTCTGATAACATGACAGAGCGCTAAACAGTGgacatttaaaatataaatccTCTTTGCTAGATGTACTTATAAGAAAAAACAgtttactaaaaaaataaattttgaagttTCTCTCCAATTTAgacttaaatatatatatatgtcatcATATATAAGAATGGTGAGATGATGCAGACAGTTCTCCTCCGATAATTGTCCAAGGAAACCTTTCAACTTGAAGAAAACCCGTTGACTGTTCCCTTGGTAACAGGTTAACAGTACTAGATAGCCATTGAATACTGACCTGAGACAATACTGGAATGAAATCTCTTTGAAATGTTTGTATAAAACATATCCAAGATTATGAACGCAGCTCTGATTCAAAGATTATACTCCTCTGCTGAATTGTCAATCATTCAATATGTgacatcaatttttttcctgtcaATGGAGATCACTATTTCTCATATCCTTTGCTCATCATTGAAGCAGAATATACTCATCtcctcatatatatatatgcaactGTCAGTGGTCACCAATACTTTCACACTTACACATGGATgctgaggtcaaaggtcaactgATCAGTCCCACTTATAAGGAATGCTGCTTCTGAAAGGTGGCATCAGTAAGACTTCCTGATATAAAAGCTCTGTGGTAGATAACTTTTGGGTTTGTGTGTGTATtatctctttttctcctttagATGGTACTTTCCGTTCAGAATCTTGATGGTTTTCTCTTCAGCACTACAGTGAACaggaaagaaaacaagatggaaaaaaaattgaaaaacattgattcataagaaatgaaatgacagaTTACAGGTATTCAACAATTTCTCAATGGCAAGATAGAAATTGCTAGTATTTTATCTCTGTGGAAAAGTGGCAAGATAATTCACAGCATTGTTTGACAAACACAGCAATTGAATGCATTTTTAAAGAAGTAAAATAAATAAGAGTAGTGCAAAAGACAAATAAAAGGGGACAAGAATGTCACATATTTTGGGAAAAAGAATGTTATCAACAGCCTACACAGCATAGTCAAAGTAAGGCAGATTGCTCAATTCCTCTTCAATCATGCACTTCAATGTGGCTAGTACCTAaaacaaattcaaatgaattcatTAATAGAATGAATCCTACCTAATCCTTACATTCCAGAGAGATCAATGACAGTAGAACCTTGGCTTGATTCTTCtgaatcaccaccatcatcaatccTACTCTACAGAATGAACCCTATCTAATCCTTACCTTCCTGGTCTGATGATAGAGAATCTACCCATGACAGATAGATCAATGACGGTAGAACCGTGTCTCGATTCTTCTGAATCACTTAAAACACCACCATCAAATACCAGGTCAATCTTACTCCATAGGTCTTCAAACTCCTGTATCAATGTTGTGGAtaaaggaaattgaaagaaatagatTCTGGTTATTGATTTTGCCAGACAAGTGTTGATAAAGAAAGGGGAGTGATTTTGAAAAGGCGGCCAACGGTAAAGCGTATCTGTGAAAAAGAATCAACTAGGGAAAGTGCTGATATCTAGCTCTGACCAACATATTGTGCTTTTCTGAAGAAATAAggacaattttaaattttaacaaGAAAGTCTCAAATCAATTAACTATGAATACTCCATAGAAATTCCAcaaaattatcaatttattaattaaaagaatacgctatgaaatgttttatttgatcCATAGAAAAGTTTATGGGTTATATTTGCTTTGCGAATGGAGTGATCTTGGACATCTTATTCTACAGTCTACAGACCAAGTATTAATACAAACAATGATTTCTCCATCCACAGGGTTGAAAAGCACTTACCTTGACTGCGAGGGTACTTCTTTGGGCTGATGGGTTAGCGCTAGTCAGCGCAATCGGTTCACCTACTGCTGCTGCTAACTGCTGAATGAAGGGATACTTGGGGATACGGAGGCCAATGAGTTCAGAGGACGGATTAAAGTCAGGGTTGAGCTCTGTTCTTCTCCTGAAGACGACTGTAACAGGTCCAGGTAGAAGATCCCGAAGGATGTCATCGGAAACAGTCACATATCCCCATCTGATCATTCAGAAGATAAATCAGAACTTAAAACTTAGTTTGCATTTGagagtgaaatcgccccaagcctccatgtaattttttttcctcgaCAAAACAAACTCAATCTGGTGACAGAACACTCAAAAGACTTTTCTTTGTATATGTTACAAGTTGCATACCTGTGAACTTTTTTCTATAGATGATTAGAACATATTTTCTCTTATTTGACAAAATGCTCTGACTCGAGAGACATTTCAATGTTAATTGTCATTTCTGTGACCAACATCAACAATACAGGATAAATATCTTAATATATCTCaaactttgatttaaaaaggtataaacaaaattgaaccctttaaatttcatgaaatgggcccctTGTCATGTCAACAAATTACAAACCcagaaaacatacatgtactgctttgaacaacatttcattcaaaatatatgCAATACTTCTAGTTGGTACCTAGTTTCATGAATATTGCCTCATATTTAAAAACCATGAATTTACCTATGGATATCTTCAATGCAGCTGACACAGATTGCAATGGGTTTGTTCCCATTTCTGCCTTTGACCTCGTACAGCTTCTCTACTGCCTCTGCGCTCTGAGCCAATGCAGCCAGCCCATAAATGGTGTCCGTGGGAACAGATATTATGTTGCCACTCATCAAACTATTGGCTGCCAGTGCTACAGCACCCCCAAGGCAATCTGGATTGCCTCCTAAGAGAgatggaagagaaaaaaaatgttaaagtaTATCTTTATTCAAGCATTCAAGTAACATCTCACTTATATTACACCTACAAGATATAGAGGGCGCTGTGTGGTTGATGCGGACGTGATTTTTATCAGCTCTAATTTTGgaagtttttaatatatttttcatccttttaaaatctgtatttttaatactatttgaataaatagatgaCTTAGGTGTCATATTACAAGCCAGTAAAACTTTGATCGTTTTTGATGTACGAAAATTGAGGATTGATTTGGATTGAAAATTTGTTCTCCTTCGTCGGTCATCGTTTGAAACTGCGTCCCGCTGTGAACGGGGATCTACGTGCGTACCCGGCCAGCCGGCCCCGGTACATAGGACCTGGATTTCGTGTGCAGCACTCTTCCGGTACCTAAATATGGCGGCGAGCACTACTTGAACTGACGTCGACGAAGTTATTTTCCTTCATCTGTTGTGTGATAAGCGGTGTCGTGAGTTTATTTATATTGCCGATTTTACTGTTTATATTTATTAAAGACTTATTTGCAATATTTCGTCAATGAGGTGtgtttttatgacattttagacaTTTGAAACTGTGGTTCTGTGACCGATTCATCTGTTCACTACGATTTTTACGAATACGATTCCATACTCTCGTTATTGCATGTGAACTTGAACTTAGTCAGGAGTAGATGTACAGTGAATGATTATTGCAATATGGATGCCCAAAGTGATCCTAAAGGAAATACGAAAGTAACAAAACCATCAAAAACTTTAAAACCTAAGTCACGACGTAAGGACACTGATGTAGAAAAAACTGAAGATATTGTCATTGATTCTTGTGCACAATGTAAAAAACCCTTCGACAAGAACCAATCATGTATAGAATGTGAAAGATGCGAAG
Proteins encoded in this window:
- the LOC129259146 gene encoding threonylcarbamoyl-AMP synthase-like; the encoded protein is MSGNIISVPTDTIYGLAALAQSAEAVEKLYEVKGRNGNKPIAICVSCIEDIHRWGYVTVSDDILRDLLPGPVTVVFRRRTELNPDFNPSSELIGLRIPKYPFIQQLAAAVGEPIALTSANPSAQRSTLAVKEFEDLWSKIDLVFDGGVLSDSEESRHGSTVIDLSVMGRFSIIRPGSAEEKTIKILNGKYHLKEKKR